The DNA region TCTGAAAATATAAGCACTTTTCGGCCACCATTAGGATGCTTTACGTCAACAGGGCGGCTGGCTGGCTGGCGAGCCATCTGTGTGCGGACCAATGTGGCGAATGGAGCCTCGCCTTTAGTCACATGATCCATAATTTTGGAGGGATCTTCCTTGGTCTTTCTTGTCTTACGCATGCAGACAGGGCAATTATCGAAGGTAATTCCATCCTTACCTGGAGCCATGTCCGGAACACGTACCTTTCGATAGCCCGATGCGTCTGCAGGGCATACTGAAGAAAGACTCCCTGTAGAAATATGCAGCCACTTATCCCTGTGACGGCTCCGCGGATGAACGTTTTCTTCAACCAAAATCTCGATAGGGGTGAGTTCAATAGTCTCACCCTCCGACAAAGGGCCGCTCGGTTGATGCCAGACGAAATTCATGTCCAAATTTACGTATCCACGGATGAACGCAGCACCGCAGTCACGATGAGTTAAAAGTTCGTAGACCCTCCCCTTTGACGTGCAGCCACACTGATCCAGTGGCTTCGTGTGAAGCCTTCCTAAGATGGTTGGACCACTGTGGGAGTTGAGCCTTTCTGTGCATTCTGGATCCACGCAGGCATAAAGACCCGGCAGGCCTCTGTGGAAGAGGTGTAACCGAGTTGGAATGAGGACTCGGCCGTCCGAGTGTCGACGGGCATAACTACCCAAGGCGAGTAACGTATCAGTTGCTCGCCTTGCCGTATCGGGATGACTCCCTGTGAATAGCTTCTCGCTTAGGGCGTCGAGTTTGACTGCTTTACCAGATACCGTCGTGATCAGTGCCTCTAGTGGTCCGAAGCCTGTCAAGTTCTCGAACAGCCAGTTCCGGAGTGAATCGTGGTCAACCGGGGGGAGTGGATTCCACCCCAAACGCGTCGCCAGAATCGTCAATGCCTCGCGTGCAGATTCCAAATCGTTGGCAGCGTCCTGAAAAGCCGTCAGATCAAAGTTAGCTAACGCCTCGGCTTCTTCGCGCGTGGCTGAGCGGGCTGCAGGGCGGGGTTCTTGGGTTCCTTGGATTACTCTGAACGCTCGATGAGAGGTCTCCGATAATCCAGTCAAGTCGCGGGCAAACCGCTCACCGTCCTCTACGGTGCCAAGGCTCGCGCTGGTAAGAATGCAACGCATGCGTTCACGTGGTATTTCCAGGCGTGCACACAGACGCCGAATAAGCAGGGCGACCTCTGCGCCGCCTGCGCCCCTGTACATATGGGCTTCGTCGAGAACGAGGATAAATTCATTTCTAGAGTCGGATTTGAGCCAATCCCTTGTTTGCTCGAATATTCTTCGTTCAATGGGGCGCATGAGCATGTATTCGAGCATGGAATAGTTTGTGATGAGCAGTTCCGGGCATTCCTGCTGCATTTCATGCCGAGTCATTAATTCACGATCACCAGGCTGTGTTTTAAGTCGATAGCGCCAGTTGTTCGCGATATGCTGTTGGCCAATTTTTTTCCCCGAGGAATAGGTCTTGGTTTGAGCTGACTCGAGTCCGTAAAATGCATCGAGATCTTTGCTTGGCCAACGACCGATGCGCTCCAATTCCCCTTTGACGACTGGTCGTTCTGCGACTTTGCGGTAGAATTCTTCAAAGAGCGGTTTGATGAACTGTTCGTCCCTCTTTGCGGACCTTTGTCCGGGATAGGGGGTGCGCCCAGTATAGCTACCGAAATGAATGGGTCTTAGTCGTCCTTTTGAGAGGACCTTGGCGGCTTCACTGTTGCCGAGCAATCGTCTTATGCGCGCAAGTTGATCGTTGACCAGAGCATTCATCGGATACAGTAGCATTGCTCTACAGCCCGGCCGTGCTGCGGATTCTGGCCGTTCTACCCCCTCTATGGCTAGTTTTCCGATGACAGGCATAAGAAAGCTTTCGGTCTTCCCTGAACCAGTACCGGTTGCGACAACCAAATCGGCAGCCTCTTGGCCCAAAAAGCTCGTTAGTGCTTGAGACTGATGTTCATATGGTTTGGGGTATAGGCCGACCCCCATATCCGCAAGTTGAGTAAGTGCATCGATTGCAGGCTTGGGAATTGGTAGGTTCGCGTATGTATCTCCTGTCTTGTATACAGGGGTCGCCTCCACATAGGGAACCTGAGCGATTGTTGTGTCCTTTCGAAGAAGCGCGTGTCGTTCTCTGACTAGACCCTCATTACGAATGTGGTATTGGGCCTCAATGTACTGTCTGAGACTTTCCGCCAAGCTCTTCGCGGTTTCGTGAACACCTGTAAGCTCTGTCTCTTTTGATGTCATACTCATTTGTTTCCTCTTATCGCTTCAATGCGTTCGTCCAACACTATTCCAAGACCCTTGAGTGCTTCTCGAACGACTGGCATCAATTCTGATGGGATGGACGAGCCCCCTGAAACATAGGACACCGATTCCCGCTTAGAATAAGGGATAGGTTTAAGGCTATGTTTATGACTAACACCAACAACAAGACAGACGTGCTCGGACCCGAGCGTCGTCGCCGCTGGAGCATCGAGGAGAAGCAGGCCATCGTTGCCGAGAGCTTCATGCCCGGCCAGTCGGTTTCCCTCGTTGCCCGCCGTCATGGGCTCAATCCCAATCAGCTGTTCAAGTGGCGCAAGCTTTATCAGGAAGGCAGCCTATCGGCGATTGCCGCGGGAGAAGAAGTCGTGCCCGCCTCTGAATTGGCTTCTGCCATCAAGCAAATACGCGAACTACAGCGACTCCTCGGCAAGAAGACGATGGAGAACGAAATCCTCAAAGAAGCCGTGGAAATCGCCCGCGCAAAAAAGTGGATTGCGCGCTCACCCTTATTGCCGGGGGAAGACCAGTAGCACCGGTCTGTACCTCGCTGGGGTTGGCGCGTTCGAATGTGATTCGCCGTGTGTCGCGTTCTGCCGATTGGCGGGATGGGCGTTCCTGTCGCTCGACCGACGATAGTGAGCTGGTCGAGGCAATTCGGGCCGCGATTTCGCCGCTGCCCAGCTACGGCTACCGCCGGACTTGGGGGGTGATTCGCCGGCAGCGAGAGGCCGGTCACTTGCCGCCGGTCAACGTGAAGCGCGTTTATCGCGTCATGCGCCAGCATGGTCTGCTGCTTCAGCGGCGGATCAAGCAACCAGGCACCCCGCGGCGCCATGATGGTAGGGTTGCTGTTGCCGACAGTAATCGCCGCTGGTGCTCTGACGGCTTCGAATTTCGCTGCGATAACGGCGAAAAGCTGCGTGTCGTGTTTGCGGAGGACTGCTGCGACCGTGAAATCATCAGTTGGACAGCCTCGACCGGGGGCTACACGGGCGACATGGTTCGAGATGTCATGTTGGAAGCTGTTGAGAAACGCGGCATTCAGTTGGGCATCTCGCCCGAGGTGGAATGGCTGAGCGACAATGGTTCGAGTTATATTGCCGCCGACACGCGGCTGTTTGCGCGAGAAATCGGCCTCAAGCCGTTAACCACGCCCGTCTGCAGCCCGCAGAGTAACGGCATGGCGGAAAGCATGGTCAAGACGCTGAAGCGGGACTACGTCGGCCATATGCCGAAACCGGATGCCCACACGGCCTACCGGAATCTGGCGATTGCCATTGAGCACTACAACGAGTTTCACCCGCATAGTGCGTTGAAATACCGCTCTCCACGAGAGTTTCGACGCCTGGCGGCTTCATCAACTTAAGCGTTGATCGGTGTCCTGTTATACGGGGGCAAATCCATGGGAATACGTGATGTGTTACTCCGGGACGCTCTCTTGCAGGCATGGGGAGTTGCCAGCCGAGAAGAAGAACTTTGGCTTCTCTATCTGGCAAGAGGCGGGTCAGCCTAAGAGTGGTTAGTCCTTGTGACTTGGTTGCCTTTACCCTATATGGACGGGTGGCTTTGACATCCAAATAAAAGCGAAGGCGTCTTGCATCAGTGGATGAAATGGAGCGTAGTCTTTTAAGATTTCCTCTGATGAATTCACCGATAAAGTATGAAAAAGCTTCTTGTCCGCTTCGTGTCCTACAGAGGATAAACTCCTTCTCTCCTGAAGGTAGTTCGGGCAGCCTGATCCATTTGGTGCATACGTAAGCGTGAGCTTCGCCTATGTCATTTGGAGTATCTGTGAGTTGCTCTTTTGCTTCAGCTATGAGCCGCTCTGCCCATGTCTGAAGTCCTTTCTCTGGCGCTCCTATCCATTCCTTTACTTCCCATATATCTGTCCAGTCTTTACATGCCGACTGCTCCACAAGTCGAACTCGCCCTAAAGTTTTGGCTGTCAAGGTTATGGCGCTAGGTAGCACTTCCAGGGGCCCGCCACCTAGTAAGACTGCATGCTCGTCATCTACTTGTATTGCATGAGGTGGAGCGGGGAGCCATCGACCTCCAGTGAGTCGTGCCATGTCGCCAAGAGCAGCCAAACTGTTGAGCACTTCCAGAACGCCTGGACGAGTATCGGTTCCTTGGCCAATCAGGTCTGGCCAAAGTGGCACTAGACGATGTTTGGCCATGTTTGCAAGGCGTAACGAGGCTGCGGGTTCCCACTCTTTTCGGTTTTCCCCTGGTGCGGAACACAAATGGGATGCCGCTCGAAGACATTCTGATATCGCCGAAATCCGAAGCCCTTCCCCGGTCATCCTGCAATGCATTCCCTTTGCTATGAGCATCATGGCTTGTTCTGCAGATGCCGCATTCCATTTCATCGGTAGCCCCTTAATATGGCGTATCGGCCTGCAGATCGGCCAACTCGCGGGCCGCTATGCGGATGATGTCCTCCGTATTTACCCCTTTTGCTTTTGCCCAAGGGACTGCCCAGTGGTACAAAATCGAGTGAAGGTCTCTTTCTGACTCTTCCCCATGAATAGATCTGAGAGTTGTGTATGCGCGGTGGGCGATACGCTTCCACAGTGCGCCACCGTCGAATTGAGCCTCGTTTAGAATTGAGCTTAATTGCTCAGCTTCTGCTGCTGTCGTTTGGGACTCAATGCGATCGATTTTCTCCCATGAATCTTTTGCGAGGCGGCCCCAAACTAGTTGAGGTAGTTTGGTAGACACCCCTTTCATTGCGAAGGTATCTGTATCGAATACGGGGCCTAACTCGGCCAACATACCTCCATCAGGGAATGTTGCAGGGCCTTGTGCCCACGTTGCGATCAGGGCGAGTTGTCCATGACAGTAGGTAGTGAATTGCCGTCGCACTACTACATCTCGAATGGGTGCGCCATAGACCTCAAAAGCTGAAAGGTTCGCCCCTTTCAAAATCAGGCAACTAGATGACTCTGCTACTGCTTTAATACAGTCTGATATCGGTCCATCAGAGATAAGTCCGACAGGTACCCGAACTTCATGGAATAGAGGGCCTCCAATTGCCGCAGCCACCGCGTCTGCGATCACGTCGGCGAGTGAACCTGTGAATTGGATCAACTGGCCTGTTACAAGAGCAGAAACAATCAGCCTGGATATAGTGATGGCTGTGCTCCTTGCAACCCCTGTTGCCAGAAGATTCGATACAACCATGACACACGCATTGTCGGTGGAGAGGATTTCATCGAAAGGCCCCTCTACCCTTCGTTCAAAAGGGCTAATTCGTTGGTTTGTTGTGGCCCTAATATTTCCGTTGGCCAAGATACCCTCTAAGGCGGTTACTCGATTAGCTAGAATGCCTAAGGCATTTGCGGTCATGGCCCAATCGACTGTCTGTTCCTGAAAAGCTGCCATCGTCGATTGAATAGAACTTACGTCTTTAGCAAGTGTGTCCCATTCTTTTCCTCGAGAGGCAAGGTTGTGAACACATTGCTCTATAGCATTAGATTGTTTTTCTCTAGCCAAAATGGATTCTGATAATTCGCTAATGGCGGTGGTGTGAGTTTCTATTCGCCTCTCGATAGAATCCACTTGTGAGGATGTTTTGTCGTGATCCGCATTTAATTTGGCTATTGCATATGCGTTTTTGTTATTGCTTTCAATTGCAGATTCTTGACTGAGGATTAATGCAGCGGAGGAATTCTCAATTTCTTTAATTCGATGAGTGAGAGTTTCAACTGAGGACTCTGATTTTTTGAGGCGAGATTCAATTTCTCCCAAATTTTTTGGCAGGGAGTCAATCAATCTATCTCTTGCAAGAGCACATTCCGGGAGAAATCGTTCGAGTATGGCAGCAGTGTCAGGATGGTTTGGAAAACAGCTAAATACGAATAATCGCTCAGCATCCTCCCTGGCGACTCCAGTGAAGTTGGTGGCAAGGTTTTTTAAAAAAGTTACCCCGGCTTCTGAGGTTGGTAGGGTGTTATCTCCAGGGGGGAATGTGTTGCCAAAATGCAGCCTAGCCCATGCTTCCCAAAGAAGAGAGAAACTTTGCCAGTCGAACGTTTGACTTGCTTGGGGGTTAATTAGGTGTCCGATTAGGCGCTTTTGTTTTTCTTTCAGTTCAACCTGTGTTCCGGGCCTAAATCCTTGGACTTTTGGTAAGCGGTCATACACTTTCCTGCGAAGATCTTGGGGGATTTCTTCGATGAACTCTACGACAGTGGCCTGACCCAATGCAGATATTCTCTCTTTGGCTTCTTGGCTGTACTGGTAACTCATGACGAGATATATTTCCCGATGTGTTAAATTTCAAAGCCGCTGGAGAGGATTTCCTTCAGCAGCGCACGGTAATGCGGTAAGAGTTTTTGTTCTGGCTTGACCAAGGACAATGTGCATACCAACGCAGCATCATCCCCACTTGTAATGGGGGGGGGAGTGACCTGTAGTTGGCGTAAGAAGCAGAGCAGTCGATTCCGTACTGCTGGCTGCAAATAGCTGCCCATTCGTTTATTACTAGTGCCGGTCAATGATCCGGGGAGATAGAGGCGCCCGAAGCCACCGAAATCAATTTCAACATTCGATTGTGGATCGGCAAAAGCTGATCTCAACTTGATTAAGATCTCCGATGGGACAAGTCGCATGGTTTGATTGAGAGGCGAGATTTCTTCCCCTGGTTGTATCGAATATTTTTCACGACCGAATGGACTTTCAATTATGAGTGATCCCTTCGCTCCAGGCGGGGTCGAAAAGTGTTCAAGTTGACTTTCTTGCTCTCTAGCTTCCTTTACGATAGCTACGCAGTTTTTTTTGTGCAGAGTCGCAACTTGGAGAGTGCCCGCTTTACTTCGGAAGGTAAACTCAATGGCAGAATAGCTGTGAGTGAAAGTCGGGATTGGGGTGAATGAAAAGAATTTTTCAAGCTCGGGGATATTTGTTGCCGTGACCTTAAGGAAATCAGTACCAGCAGGTTGTAGAGTAAATAATGCAGGTGATAGTGTCTCGCTGGTGGCAGTATGTTCAGTCGACGAGTTTTGAGCCAGCATGGTTGGACCACTACCGATTTTATTAGCCGGCATCCTGTTTGCTGATAGCAGGATATTGTCTGAATTTGTGCACTGGACCTCATTAAGACTTAAGTCATTTGTTAGAAACGGCCACACGACAGTGATAGATGGAGCAGGGGGGGCTATAGGTAACCCTGAGAAGGTACGCAGCCAATCGCTACATTTTTTTGATATCTGGTCAGGGATCATAACGAGAGCCAGTTGCCATCCCTGTCGGCTAGGCAGTTGCTCGACACTTAATTCAGCTGGGAATTTTGCATCTTCTGTACCCTTCCACAGCAGCGCGAATATCTCACCACTCCGTAACACATGTGACCTTGGGAAGCCTTTGGTTCCCCCTGCTCCATAGGCAGAAAAGGCCGCAGCCCCTACAAGTGGTAAGCCTGGACATTCGCGTTCTACATTTGCATAGAAAACCGGATCAGGTTTTCCACTGAAGGAGATAATACGGTAAGGTTCTGCTGACAGCTCGGCTGTGACTCGACGGCGGGTTTTCATCCCCCGCATATCTAGCTTTTGAATTCGACCTCCCACATCCAAATCGATTGTAGCCGCGCATTCATGACAGGAGGGAATTAACAGCTCTAGTGACCATCTGACACGGTTAGGCTCGTTTGGGATTAATAATCGGAGTTCCATACGCTGAACTTCCGATGATACGGAGGCATGGTCCTGGATGTGTTTCCATTGTTGTCCAAGAACAAAATTCTCACATGCAGGAGAGCCCAAACCTGGCCAATGGGCGAAGGATGGTGAAATTTTAGTACTTGATCGGTGGGTAACTCTAGTTTTACAGACTGGGCACATATAAGTGCTCCAGCGTGTTGCTGCTGCTGCTGACTCCAGCTTTCCGGTTAAGCGGTTGATAGCATACTCCACCCGTTTCTCCCTTTGCCGCTGAGCTAGACTGCTTTCCTTGTTGCTCCAGTGTTTACTAGTTGTGCATGTAAATTTACTGCTTGGTTTCCATATAAATTAATGAGGTCTCGAGAATCCCAATGGCGATATTCTGGCCTACGTTTCGAGCGGGGGATAACCCATCTGTCCAATGCTAAAGAAGCAATATCTTTTGCAGATAATAGTGAGGATATGTCGGGTTGGCCTTTACCTGTTTTGAGAATTTTGCTCGCATTGTTTGCTAGTTGACAGATAAAAACCTCTCGCTGTATTCCATGTTTCATCATGTCGTCCTTGAAGCCAAGAGCGGATAGAGCTGCCTTAGTTGTTCGCAAACGCCAGTTTGGTCCTTGGCCAAATCCATGTTGGTCTGCATAGGTATGGTCAATATCACGTAGGTAAGTACGTAATTCGTA from Paludibacterium sp. B53371 includes:
- a CDS encoding IS3 family transposase (programmed frameshift) gives rise to the protein MTNTNNKTDVLGPERRRRWSIEEKQAIVAESFMPGQSVSLVARRHGLNPNQLFKWRKLYQEGSLSAIAAGEEVVPASELASAIKQIRELQRLLGKKTMENEILKEAVEIARAKKLDCALTLIAGGRPVAPVCTSLGLARSNVIRRVSRSADWRDGRSCRSTDDSELVEAIRAAISPLPSYGYRRTWGVIRRQREAGHLPPVNVKRVYRVMRQHGLLLQRRIKQPGTPRRHDGRVAVADSNRRWCSDGFEFRCDNGEKLRVVFAEDCCDREIISWTASTGGYTGDMVRDVMLEAVEKRGIQLGISPEVEWLSDNGSSYIAADTRLFAREIGLKPLTTPVCSPQSNGMAESMVKTLKRDYVGHMPKPDAHTAYRNLAIAIEHYNEFHPHSALKYRSPREFRRLAASST